The sequence ACAACAGACGTTTTTTTACTAAATAACATCAAGTTTTTCGACGAACAAACAGGGGTGTTATTAGCCAATGATGGGTTCATCAAGATGACCCAGGACGGAGGGCAAAGCTGGGAGCAAATTATTTACCCAAATCAAACGGCATCCATGGCTGACTTTTTTGTCTTTGGCAACAACAATTATCTTGCATTGGCAAACAATTGGGGTAATTCAAGTTTTATGGTAAGTACCAATAGTGGCGCATCGTGGAATGAGGTAAGCCCCAATATCTTTTTTCCGCAGGCAGTAGATTATTTCAACAGTAATCTGGGGTTTTGTGCGGCTTTTGATATAGAAAGTTCAATCACAGGCCAGGCTATCTACAAATTAGGAGGGATTGGCCCGGATCAATCCGCAGAGCAGGTTTATTTCACCGAACTGGAAGGCTACTTCGATCACATCTTCTGCCTCAACGACGAGGTAGTGTTGGCAAGCTTTGAGATATCCGACAACAATCCGCCTTTTCCACAATATACAGGCACATTGCTGCGAAGCGATGACCAGGGTAGCACATGGGCGCAGGTGTTGCAGCTCAGCGACAATAAAATGTTCCAAAAAATAGGCTTAAGCTTGGATGGCACTTGCCTTTACGCCCATACATGGGATGAGGTGTTTTATTCGATGGACGAAGGCTTGACCTGGGAAACCCAACCGATATCACTTGTCACCGTCGATTTACTTTCGCGACAGGAGGCCTATGGTGTAGTGATAACGTCGGGATTTGGAACGATGATCGACACATTGAATCTCGCCTTTACCGCCGATGCCTGGCAAAGCTGGACAGCACAACTAAAAATTCCTTTTGATCCATTTTATATCGACCGCTCCCTGCATCTGCAAATGCTTAGCGCAAATACCGGATTTTATTCTTACTACAATCAATTGTTCAAAACCACCAACGGCGGCTGGGTAGGCATCGACGAGCAGCCGGCGGGTAATCTGGCAGAATTGGTAGTTACGCCCAACCCGGCAAAGGAAAGTTTTTGGGTTGGTCGACCGGGCACAGGGATAGAAGCTACAATCAAAGTTTTCGACAGCCGCGGAAGTGTGATATTCTCCAAAGCGATTGATCACGACCGGCAGTCATTACAAATTGATGCTTCGACGTGGCGCCCGGGCATCTATTTTATCAGCCTTGAAGATGTGTCGGGAAAGCAGACAAAGTCAAAATTAGTGATCCTATAAAAACCCGGACAAAAATCTCTGGATTACAATGCTATTACAAGCAGCACAAAAAAAAAGAGCGAACCAAAGCCGGTTCGCTCTTTTTATTTTCTATTTATCAGCAGACTTTTATGCGTTTTCAAAAGTCAGCTCTCCTTGCTTTGCATCTATCCTAATGGTGTCGTCGCGGGTAACGCGGCCGGCCAGGATCATTTTGGAAAGCTCGTTCATCAGGTTGCGCTGGATGACACGCTTTACCGGACGAGCGCCATATTGCGGATCGAAACCAGCATGGCCTATCCAATCCAAAGCGGCAGGCGTTAGTTCCAGATGAATTCCGTTTTTGTCGAGCTGTTTCTGCAACATGTGAATTTGCAAATCGACAATCTCGCGTATTTGTTTTTCCGAGAGCGGGCGGAACATGATGATCTCATCTATGCGGTTGAGAAACTCCGGGCGGATGGTGCGCTTTAACAACTCAAAAACCTCCCGGCGGGCGGCTTCAAACTTCTGTTCGTCGTCGCTGTCATTTTCTACGCCAAGCATTTCCTGTATTAGATGCGAGCCAATGTTGGAGGTCATAATGATGATGGTATTTTTAAAATCTACCAGCCTTCCTTTGTTATCGGTAAGCCTGCCATCGTCGAGCACTTGCAGCAGGATGTTGAAAACGTCGGGATGTGCTTTTTCGATTTCATCGAGCAGAATCACCGAATAAGGTTTGCGACGCACGGCTTCGGTAAGCTGGCCGCTCTCTTCGTAGCCCACATATCCTGGAGGGGCGCCGATGAGTCGCGAAACGGTGTGGCGCTCCTGATACTCCGACATATCGATGCGGATCATAGAATTCTCATCATTAAACAGAAACTCGGCCAATGCTTTTGCCAACTCGGTTTTCCCGACGCCGGTGGTTCCCAAAAATATGAAAGAGCCTATCGGACGGCGGCTATCCTGCAACCCGGCGCGGCTGCGGCGTATGGCGTCGGCAACGGCAGTGATGCCTTCCTCCTGCCCCACCACGCGCTGGTGCAGCTTACTTTCGAGATGCAGCAGTTTTTCGCGTTCACTTTGCAACATCCGGCTCACCGGAATGCCTGTCCACCGCGAGACGATATCGGCGATATCCTCGCTGTCAACCTCCTCTTTTATCATGGGACTGTCACCTTGCACGCTGCTAAGGCGGGCTTTCAGTTTTTCGAGTTCATCTTCGTTCGCTTTAATCTTGCCGTAACGAATCTCGGCCACTTTGCCGAAGTCGCCTTCCCGCTCGGCGCGGTCGGCTTGCTGGCGCAACTCTTCGATGTCTTTCTTGCG comes from Bacteroidales bacterium and encodes:
- a CDS encoding T9SS type A sorting domain-containing protein — its product is MKKSIYFIIVMIFPVVLSAQWQEIYSTTDVFLLNNIKFFDEQTGVLLANDGFIKMTQDGGQSWEQIIYPNQTASMADFFVFGNNNYLALANNWGNSSFMVSTNSGASWNEVSPNIFFPQAVDYFNSNLGFCAAFDIESSITGQAIYKLGGIGPDQSAEQVYFTELEGYFDHIFCLNDEVVLASFEISDNNPPFPQYTGTLLRSDDQGSTWAQVLQLSDNKMFQKIGLSLDGTCLYAHTWDEVFYSMDEGLTWETQPISLVTVDLLSRQEAYGVVITSGFGTMIDTLNLAFTADAWQSWTAQLKIPFDPFYIDRSLHLQMLSANTGFYSYYNQLFKTTNGGWVGIDEQPAGNLAELVVTPNPAKESFWVGRPGTGIEATIKVFDSRGSVIFSKAIDHDRQSLQIDASTWRPGIYFISLEDVSGKQTKSKLVIL